One Nitrospinota bacterium DNA segment encodes these proteins:
- a CDS encoding DUF2249 domain-containing protein translates to MNELNVTEIAPRERHPLIFKTFDGLKKGESFILVNDHDPKPLYYQFTHEKPGQIAWEYQQQGPDLWKVKITKI, encoded by the coding sequence ATGAACGAGCTGAATGTGACGGAAATCGCGCCGAGGGAACGGCACCCGCTTATCTTCAAGACGTTCGACGGCCTGAAAAAAGGGGAGTCTTTCATACTGGTGAACGACCATGACCCGAAGCCGCTGTATTACCAGTTTACGCACGAAAAACCGGGGCAGATCGCCTGGGAATATCAACAGCAGGGTCCCGACCTGTGGAAGGTAAAGATCACGAAAATATAG